One genomic segment of Carassius auratus strain Wakin chromosome 29, ASM336829v1, whole genome shotgun sequence includes these proteins:
- the LOC113048447 gene encoding uncharacterized protein LOC113048447 has translation MSTDSTQKRDVQLKADISSTVSENGNDQSGMNISPATNEKTRSTVRKSNKTSAFLRRTWKAVKKSFQKNRVDPFGVSAQPDPEPSCVPDPEAEDTVDLVDEEQLCAEGQSGAKLQVTAETPKTQVTTDSTQKRDVQLKADISSTVSENGNDQRGMNNEKTKSKVMKSNKICAFFQTRWKCVKKSFQKSRVEPIEIPAQPDPEPSCVPDPEAEAGVDLVDSHRVPDPEAEAGVELVDAHQLCVAGPNGPEPQVKTETQVTTELPMLHNVLLNIFQLERRMCKCRVMWTPITEVWPSVFMGNEETAMDRVKLKEMGITHILNTAAYKEYPEGKIDTKAEYYQEMNISYYGVLVTDEHRFDISKDLFPASEFIHKVLSNTENKLLVHCIDGVSRSATFFLAYLMIHHEMLLEDAIDHVIDKRWIRPNRDFLKQLITLNSNLVTQGKLQLRKPINTDKTKNGEDAVAPPVPEPLCEPGPSKPKPEPQVTKELSVLESHVSLSVLQLQDRVDEYTLYCTPVTEVWPNVFIGNEETARNRAKLKGMGITHILNAAAVEKSLKVLSEFPSKKSLKGKVNTGEAYYQGRSINYYDVPAEDKCSFNISEYFFPAAQFIHQALSNPENKVLVHCKKGLSRSATLVLAYLMIYHDMMVEDAIDHVMEARDIRPNIGFLKQLTILNSNLKSQRILQLKKQIKVEKEMD, from the exons ATGTCCACAGACTCCACACAAAAGAGAGATGTGCAGCTGAAGGCTGATATCAGCAGCACTGTCTCAGAGAATGGAAATGATCAGAGTGGCATGAATATTTCTCCTGCAACCAATGAGAAGACCAGATCAACAG TGAGGAAGAGCAACAAAACCTCTGCATTCCTCCGAAGAACATGGAAGGCTGTAAAAAAATCCTTTCAGAAAAACAGAGTGGATCCCTTTGGAGTCTCAGCACAGCCTGATCCAGAGCCATCGTGTGTCCCAGATCCTGAAGCAGAAGATACAGTGGACCTGGTTGATGAAGAACAATTGTGTGCTGAAGGCCAAAGTGGTGCTAAACTTCAAGTGACAGCAGAAACTCCCAAAACTCAAGTGACAACAGACTCCACACAAAAGAGAGATGTGCAGCTGAAGGCTGATATTAGCAGCACTGTCTCAGAGAATGGAAATGATCAGCGTGGCATGAATAATGAAAAGACCAAATCAAAAG tGATGAAGAGCAACAAAATCTGTGCATTCTTTCAAACAAGATGGAAGTGTGTGAAAAAATCCTTCCAGAAAAGCAGAGTGGAGCCTATTGAGATCCCAGCACAGCCTGATCCAGAGCCATCGTGTGTCCCAGATCCTGAAGCAGAAGCTGGAGTAGATCTAGTTGATTCACATCGTGTCCCAGATCCTGAAGCAGAAGCTGGAGTAGAGCTGGTTGATGCACATCAGTTGTGTGTCGCAGGTCCAAATGGTCCTGAACCTCAAGTGAAAACAGAAACTCAAGTGACAACAGAGTTGCCAATGTTACATAATGTCCTTCTAAACATTTTCCAACTGGAGCGTCGCATGTGCAAATGTAGAGTTATGTGGACACCTATCACTGAGGTCTGGCCCAGTGTCTTCATGGGAAATGA GGAGACAGCAATGGACCGAGTCAAACTGAAGGAGATGGGTATTACTCACATCCTGAACACTGCGGCATACAAGGAATATCCAGAAGGAAAGATCGATACAAAAGCGGAATATTACCAAGAAATGAACATCTCTTACTACGGCGTGCTTGTAACGGATGAACACAGGTTTGACATCAGCAAGGACTTATTCCCAGCTTCAGAATTCATCCACAAGGTCCTGAGTAACACAGAAA aTAAGTTGTTAGTGCACTGCATAGATGGTGTCAGCCGCTCTGCCACATTTTTTCTGGCGTACCTGATGATCCACCATGAAATGTTGTTGGAGGATGCCATCGACCACGTCATAGACAAGAGATGGATCAGGCCAAACAGGGACTTCTTGAAGCAGCTGATAACCCTCAATTCAAACCTCGTAACACAGGGGAAACTACAGCTAAGAAAACCCATAAAcacagataaaacaaaaaacgGAGAGGACGCAGTTGCGCCCCCTGTTCCAGAACCATTGTGTGAGCCAGGTCCGAGCAAACCTAAACCAGAACCTCAAGTGACAAAAGAGCTTTCAGTATTAGAAAGTCATGTCTCTCTAAGTGTCCTTCAACTCCAGGATCGCGTGGATGAATATACACTGTACTGCACACCTGTCACTGAGGTCTGGCCCAATGTCTTCATTGGAAATGA AGAGACGGCAAGAAACCGAGCCAAACTGAAAGGGATGGGGATTACTCACATCCTGAATGCTGCGGCAGTGGAGAAGAGCTTGAAGGTCTTGTCTGAATTTCCAAGCAAGAAAAGCCTAAAAGGAAAGGTCAATACAGGAGAGGCATATTACCAAGGCAGGAGCATCAATTACTATGATGTTCCTGCAGAAGACAAATGCTCATTTAACATCAGCGAGTACTTCTTCCCAGCCGCACAGTTCATCCACCAGGCCCTGAGTAACCCAGAGA ATAAGGTGTTGGTGCACTGCAAAAAGGGTCTCAGCCGCTCTGCCACACTTGTTCTGGCATATCTGATGATTTACCATGACATGATGGTGGAGGATGCCATTGACCATGTCATGGAGGCGAGAGACATCAGGCCCAACATAGGCTTCTTGAAGCAACTGACAATCCTCAATTCAAACCTCAAAAGTCAGCGGATACTACAGTTAAAAAAACAGATCAAAGTTGAAAAAGAAATGGATTAA
- the LOC113048420 gene encoding dual specificity phosphatase DUPD1-like, with protein MTEPAGSSSGNDQGGMDTSPTTTEKTSPTENTKVRKSNKICAFFRRRWKAVKKIFQKNRVAPIGSSAQPDPETVCVPGPSDPKPELQMDLVEAEQLCVPGLVCLKTEQQVETELSILQMYIPQSAIQLQDRLEQCTLDWTPITEVWCNVFIGNEETAKDRAKLKEMGITHILNATASEEDLYGKISSREEYYQGMNITYYNVPAVDEVLFDISKYFFPAAEFIHKALSNPENKVLVHCIHGVSRSATLVLGYLMIYHDMMVEDAIDHATNVRWIGPNVGFLNQLTVLNSDLVEQQKLQLRKQLDKSKETRF; from the exons ATGACTGAGCCAGCAGGAAGCAGCAGTGGGAATGATCAGGGAGGCATGGACACTTCTCCTACAACCACTGAGAAGACCAGCCCAACAG AAAATACCAAAGTGAGGAAGAGCAACAAAATCTGTGCATTCTTCCGAAGAAGATGGAAGGCTGTGAAAAAAATCTTCCAGAAAAACAGAGTGGCGCCCATTGGGAGCTCAGCACAGCCTGATCCAGAAACAGTATGTGTCCCAGGTCCAAGCGATCCTAAACCAGAACTTCAGATGGATCTGGTCGAAGCAGAGCAATTGTGTGTCCCAGGTCTAGTCTGTCTTAAAACAGAACAGCAAGTGGAAACAGAGCTTTcaatattacaaatgtatatcCCACAAAGTGCGATCCAACTTCAGGATCGCTTGGAGCAATGTACACTGGACTGGACACCTATCACCGAGGTCTGGTGCAATGTCTTCATTGGAAATGA GGAGACAGCAAAGGACCGAGCAAAACTGAAAGAGATGGGTATAACCCACATCCTGAACGCTACAGCAAGTGAGGAAGATCTTTATGGAAAGATCAGTTCAAGGGAGGAATATTACCAAGGTATGAACATCACTTACTACAATGTGCCTGCAGTGGATGAAGTCTTGTTTGACATCAGCAAGTACTTCTTCCCAGCTGCGGAATTCATCCACAAGGCCCTGAGTAACCCAGAGA ATAAGGTGTTGGTGCACTGCATACATGGTGTCAGCCGCTCTGCCACACTTGTCCTGGGATACCTGATGATTTACCATGACATGATGGTGGAGGATGCCATTGACCATGCCACAAACGTGAGATGGATTGGGCCCAACGTGGGCTTTTTGAATCAGCTGACAGTCCTCAATTCAGATCTTGTAGAGCAGCAAAAACTACAATTAAGAAAGCAGTTAGACAAATCTAAAGAAACAAGGTTTTGA